The following is a genomic window from Triplophysa rosa linkage group LG11, Trosa_1v2, whole genome shotgun sequence.
gacatttgaacatcgtttcttaccttaaaaccgaaagcaaacagttttccttgtggaaggtctgcattcggaaAAACTTAGCtaaattttttttcaaattcacatttcatgtccagtttttttctcatgtggcaagtagccgtgtaataagcgggataatgtacaagcagccggctgttatcgtccgcttcgcgtcgggtcctgatcacactgtcggggcttatttctgcgataacaaccggctgactgtacattatcccttacttagaactcagctcaaccaatcagaatcaagcaccaGAAATGACATTTCATAAGATCATTTTTACTCTTGCTGTACATTCAAGTGTTCTCATTAAACACTTCACGATTTTAAGACACACACTTGATACAAAACATAGACAGAAACTCAAATTCTTTTAAATTATAAACCACCAACACCTAGCCATAAAAATTTCCATTTGGTTCAAACACGTCCATGCTAACAGCCTCGAAAACAGCCTTTTTTCAAGTACTCGGGGTTGTTATCTCGTCGTTCTCATTTCAGTCTGCAGTCCTTCTCACTATCTCCCTCGCTGTCTATTTTTAAATAGCCCTCtttaccacggtcacaacatcTCGATCAATAAGCATTCAGTGAAAAACCCGTCGACATAAACCCTTGTTTTGTGTGGATTTCTATCATGTGTTCTCATAAAACAAAGAAGGTGATTTGAAGGCAAGAATGGATATTAAACAGGGAGATTACACCCACAAATCTGAAACAGGGAGAGTCTAGAGGGTAAACTTCACTTCATTTTTTCATACACGCCAACCGTAGCCATAACAAACACTTCCCAAAGCAAGGCACTGTAAATTAGCGGTATTCCCAGTGCGAGGGCGGATGCGAGCTCCTCCCAGTGTGACCGGGGTCAAAGCGACGACgtattcatgtgtgtgttttagagaGAAAATAGGAGTTTTCTCTGGTAAACTAGCTGAGTTGGAGCTTTAAAACTGGCACTGGATGAGacgaagaaagagagagaggagtaaAACCGAGCTAAAGTACTGTACCATGCAAAGTCCTATAATTGGCGAAGGCACTGGAACGAGAAACAAATCTCGACAGGCGGTCTTGTGCACCCTAGAAACCCCGCTCATCTGTCTGAGAGGAAATTAATTTTCTGTTTAGAACAAAAGACCTGCTTGTCTTACTCTcagaattcctctgcggttgtTTTTTTCCCAACTACTGTATATGAGGTCCCTGGATTTGCCAGCTCGactcgcacgcacacagacacacaaaggaAAACTCCTTCCACAGACCGTTCACCGTGTAAAGTTCCCAAGAACGTATCTCTGTGTCCTTAATATCAGGTGGTGCCCCCTGCACTAAATCATTAGAGGCTACGATTGACAAAGGTCTGACAGCGAAAGAGGGCGAGCAGGTGTCCTGTCTCTCTAGTTCATATTCCTGCgtctacacacacgcacgcatgcacgcagaCGGACGCATTCTCGACCTCTCCGTGTCCGTGCCCTCCTCACATCTTGATCCGCAGCTGCCGGTTCCAGCTAGCAGACGCTGGTTCAAGTTCCACTCTCCCGTTGCGTAAAAAAGCTCGCACATTGCTCCGGTGTCACAGGACGGGCTGTCTTTCGCCGCGGTGTCCGGTTGCCGCCTCTGGACCGCTTCTTCTCTTGGCCGAGGTATCACATGGTGCGGCGGCAAGAATGCGCGAGACTGACTGCCGTGTTGACGGCAGGACTGGCTCCGCAGCTAGGGACCTGGAAGTGTTAAATgtcctgcgtgtgtgtgcgctcaCCGGGCTTGTTTTGATACCAGATACCTGCAGAGCAACGGTAAACTGCATGCGTGACTCCAGTGAACCCTCTCGTCCAGTATTTTCCGCGGGATTCTCCCCAAGTGGGCGAAGATCctcttaaaaagaaaaagaaaacagccGGCGAATCCTAAGCGTCTCTTTCCGCCGCCTTCGCTCGTTCGCTCACAGGGGACACTGTTCTGAGCTGAAGGAACCTGCTTCTTTCTTTTTCCTGCGCTTCTTCTTATGGGCCGTCCAGCACACGGTGGCCATCATCACCAGGACCAGCCCCACGATCAGCAGGACCATGGACACCACTTTCGTCTGAGGGAGATCGTTGTACGTGTACGTCACCCCAGTCCCGGCCACTCCGATCACCAGAGAGATGATTCCGAAGGGAAAGATGC
Proteins encoded in this region:
- the LOC130560991 gene encoding transmembrane protein 100; its protein translation is MGCTTGRFTCQPQTTAAPVPEGQTLEGGPKVPEVLSSLEKLSQATGGMEKSWYRCIFPFGIISLVIGVAGTGVTYTYNDLPQTKVVSMVLLIVGLVLVMMATVCWTAHKKKRRKKKEAGSFSSEQCPL